One genomic region from Chondrinema litorale encodes:
- a CDS encoding BRO family protein, with the protein MNEIKLFESQEIRSVYHNDEWYFVVVDVVSALTESKDSSQYIRRLRQRDEELNKGWVQIVLPLSVETKGGKQKINCANKEGIFRIIQSIPSKKAEPFKRWLAKTASDVIDEKTNKRLAAYKKLKESQKRLLLNVKERGVDEEGFKKIVEDGDSSLFGGIDVKQKYQIEDEENADDFMNSLLLYGKGFATEITNHNTSKENLQGENDISNEHQSNNDLIRSNLLQKNIIPEDLPPEEKLKQSQLEKKKQNKLDK; encoded by the coding sequence ATGAATGAAATTAAATTGTTTGAAAGCCAAGAGATTAGATCAGTTTACCATAATGATGAGTGGTATTTTGTTGTAGTCGATGTTGTATCCGCCCTTACAGAAAGTAAAGATTCATCTCAATATATAAGAAGACTCCGCCAAAGAGACGAAGAACTAAATAAAGGGTGGGTACAAATTGTACTCCCCCTTTCAGTAGAAACAAAAGGAGGCAAACAAAAAATTAACTGTGCAAATAAAGAAGGTATTTTTAGAATAATACAATCGATTCCTTCTAAAAAGGCAGAACCATTTAAACGTTGGTTGGCAAAAACAGCTAGTGATGTAATTGACGAAAAAACAAATAAAAGACTAGCTGCCTATAAAAAACTAAAGGAATCTCAAAAACGGCTTTTGCTTAATGTAAAAGAAAGAGGTGTTGATGAAGAAGGTTTTAAAAAAATAGTTGAAGATGGTGATAGTTCTTTGTTTGGAGGAATCGATGTAAAACAAAAATACCAGATTGAAGATGAGGAAAACGCAGATGATTTTATGAATTCTCTTCTTCTTTATGGAAAAGGATTTGCCACAGAAATTACTAATCATAACACAAGCAAAGAAAATTTGCAAGGCGAAAACGACATCTCCAACGAGCATCAATCTAATAACGATTTAATACGAAGTAACCTTCTTCAAAAAAATATAATCCCTGAAGACTTACCACCTGAGGAAAAATTGAAGCAATCTCAACTTGAAAAAAAGAAACAGAATAAATTAGATAAATAG